The sequence below is a genomic window from Pirellulales bacterium.
CAGGTCGAAATCGGTGCCCACAGCCTTCGGCGTCCAATCCGGCAGGTGTACGCCGTTAGGAATGTAAATGAACGCCAGCCGACGCGGCAGAACCGTGAGCGCGGCTGTTTCCGCCCGTGCCCGCACTGGCAACATCGAATCGAACATGGGCAAGGCGAGCGCCGTGCCCAGCCCTTTGAGAACCGTTCGTCGCGTGACGTGTCTGCGCTCAGTCATCACTCGGCTCCTCGCGCGCGTCGCATTTGGAAAGGTTCGCTGCGTACAATTTCCAGCACCAAGGCCGAGAACTTGTAATCCTGCGACTTCAAACGTTCGGCAATCTCGGCTACTGTCTGGGTATCGTACGCTTCGAGCCCACGGCCCAACGCGTAAGTTAGCATCTTCCGTACCAGGCTGCGAGCGAACAATTCGGGCCGCGCGGCCAGCAGAACGCGTAATTCCGCGGCGCCCGCGAACTTTTGCCCCCCTGGCAGAATGCCCGACGGATCGATCTCGTGCTCGTCGTCACGATCGCGCCAAGCGCCAATCGCGTCAAAGTTTTCGAAAGCGAAGCCGAGCGGATCCATCCGCGCATGGCAAACCGCGCAGGAGGAGTTTGCCCGATGCTGCTCCATCTTTTGTCGCAACGTCCCTTCCAGCTTCACTTGTTCCAACTCCTGTACGCCGGGGGGCGGAGGCGGAGGAGGCGTGCCGAGAATCTGCTCCATGATCCACTTGCCCCGTTTCACCGGCGAAGTGCGCGTCGGATTCGACGTGACCATTAGTACGCTGGCCTGCGTCAGGACGCCGCCGCGGCGTCGATCCGTCAGCTTCACGCGTTGAAACTCGTCGCCGCTTACGCCTTTGATTCCGTAGTGCTCTGCCAGACGTTCGTTGACGAACGTGTAATCGGCATCGATTAATTCAACGATGCTGCGATCTTCTCGCATGATCGAGGCGAAAAACAGCTCGGTCTCTTTACGCATCGCGGTGCGCAGGAACTCGTCGAAGCCTTTAAAGCGTTTGCGATCCGGAGACGCGATACTGAGATTGCGGATTTGCAGCCACTGGCCGGCAAAATTCTCAACCATCGCCTGCGAACGCGGATCCGCGATCATCCGACGGACCTGCGCGGCCAGCACTTCGTCCTGCCCGAGCGCTCCTTGCTCGGCCAACCGAAAAAGCTCCTCGTCAGGCATCGAGCTCCACAGGAAGTACGACAGCCGCGAAGCCAGCTGATGATTGTCGATCTTCTGCACCGGCACGTCGCCGCCGCTGTCGGCATCGAGCTCGACGCGGAACAAAAAGTGCGGCGACACAAGTGCCGCCTGTACCGCTAGGCGAATCGCTCGTTCGAACGAGTCGCCGCTATCGCGCGCCAGCCGCACCAGCTCCATCAGCCGATCGACTTCCTCGGCGGCGACCGGCCGGCGATAAGCGCGCGTGGCGAACCGGGTCAGGATTTCTTCGGCGCACGCTTCGTCATCCCCAGCCGGCTCGCGGAAGATCACTTGCCGATGCGAAGCGGGCGGCAGAACCTCGCCATGCGGCCCATCAATCTCGAGGGAATCAATAATCAGGTTGCGGTCGCGCCGCGCCGGATCAGGATTTTCCGGATCGACGAAGTTGTTCAAGTAGGCAAGCGCCACGCGCTGCTTGCCTGTCGGAATGCGAACCCGCATTTCAAAGACAGCCGGGCTACCTGCCACGGCCGGGACATCAAACGTCGCCAGGTCCTTGTTATTCAACCGTACTGCCATACGCGGAGGTTCGTCCCCTGCTTGCTCGCCATGGGCCGTGACGCGCAGCACATAATCTCCCTCGGCCAGAAACTCGCGCGCGACAAAGACTTCTCCCTCGGTCTCCAGCCGGCCGGTCGCAACCCCCTTGCTTCCGCGTTGCCCCGAAATAAGTTGTGCGGCGGTGAATTTGCGGACTTCCGCCGCGGGGGGCCACGGGTCGACGATGGCGCGGGCGGCGATTTTATCAGCTGCCGCCAGGTACTTTTCCAGCAAGATCGGCGGCATCGACAATACATCGCCAATGTTGTCGAAGCCGTAACCGACATCATCCGATGGAAAATCATCGGCCGGTTGAAAATCAACACCCAATAAATCGCGAACCGTGTTGTTGTATTCGATGCGATTCAATCGGCGGATCGTCACTCGCCCCGGGTCGCGCGTTGTGGTGCCTTTCAGATTCGCCAATCGCGTGCTGATCCAGGCGTTTACGGCCGCCACTTCCTCGGGCGTTGGCTGCACCTGGTCGTCGGGCGGCATAATGCCCGCCTCGAGATATTCCACGACGTGCGCCCAGCGGTTTCGATCCTCACTGATAACACTCTCGTCCTTCAGCAGGTCGAGGGCCAAATCGGCCTCGGGCTCGGCTCCTCCGTGACAATCGATGCAATACTTTGCCAGAAACGGCTGCAGCTTTTCGGCGAGAAACGTGTCCGCTCCCCAGGTCACCCGCGGCGCGCACAACAGCATCCAGCACAGCACGACTGAGGCCAGTGAACAAACGATGTATTGCGACACGAAAGACAAACGCATGACGATCGAACGGCGGGACTATTCGTTGGCGGGAGAGTACGCGTCGGGAGGGTAGCAGCGATGCCGGCATTTCGAGGGCGCGTTCGCGCTTCTTGAACGCACCGGCCGGCCAACACCTCAATTGTATAAAGAAGCGTGTATGCGTGCCAACTTTGGATCCACGGGGGGGGAAATTGCCCCTGGCAACTTGCGAAAGGCGTGATTGCCGACCGTGCGCACGGTTTTGCGTTGAGCGCACAGGCATCGCGCTGCAGTTACGAGCCAACCGACCCATGAGCCGAATCCAAGCCGGCCCCCGCCTCGCGAACGGCGTCCAGAATCGCGCCGGGCTCGAACGGCTTTTCGACCATGCGAAAGATACGCAGATCCTCGGTCTGGTGCCGCACCATCTGAGGGCCCAATCCGCTCATCACGATCACCCGAATGTCAGGCAATTGGACCCGCAACTCACGGATCAGGTCAGCACCGGTTTGCTTATCTCCCAGCAACCAGTCCACGACCAGAATCTCGGGCTGAAAATCCTGGGCACGTGCTATGGCAGCGGCCGTGGTCGCCACGACGGCCACCTCGTGCCCGGCCTGCGCAAGGAAGAACTCCAAGCTGACGCGATAGCCAAGTTCGTCATCAACGACAAGGACTTTCGCCATGATCAATTGAGACTCTGATCAACCGGCGCTATTTAAAACAGCTAACGCTGTGACAATCACGGCGACCGCCTTTAGTGTCACCACCACCGGCTGACGAGCGATCTTCCTAGGAAAGGCACAATTTCAGGTCGACCGCGATTTAGTTCTTTGAAATGTGAGCGGATTCTACCAAACCGCGATTACCGATTTCAACAGCATTCTTAGAAACTTTTCTACGCTTCGCGCATCGCTAGGGTTTTTAACCCAATCTGCCGCACTCCGTGAACGTCCCCGCGCGGCGACTGTGACAAACTGCCGCGCCGCAGTTTGCGACACCGCGCGAGATCAAAAAACTTGTCTCGCCATTCACGGCCATTCATGCACGCCAACTCGACCCGATTGACTTCAGGTCCAATTACGCCCTTCGCGACGCGACCGAAGGTCGGGAATGGCACTCCCCTTCCCCGTTGGAACGTCATCGCGGCCAGACTTCGAACGGGAATTTCGCTCTACGATGTCGCCGCCTGACTCACCAGGCCCTGCAAAAAGAAACACCTCAGCAATCGTTCGCGAGCGCCGCGCCGACTACCACCGAATGACTAACCCCTCAATTTGATTACGTCATTGGATAGGAGCGTCGCACTGACAGCATTCGTGAACCGCCCGATCGACCTAAACGGCATCCGCGACCGTGCACTGCTTGCACCTCTTGCAAGCGAGCACCCCCAAGCCGGTATAGGCGAATCTTCGCTGTCGCTGATAGACTGAACATGGATAAGGTTCGTGCCGGAGCCCTGCATGTCCCGCATTTCGTCCTGCGCATCATGCCATGGCGATATCCTGATACCCGGCCTTGCACAGCCGCAGGATCAGGTTCGCTGTCCGCTGTGCCATGCGCAATTCCCGGTCCAGGACATTCTTCCGGCCAGTATTGCAGCCCCGCCAGAAGCGATCCTCGTTCCGCGATCATCGGGCAGCATCACGGGCGCTCCCGCGTTTCGTGCTGCCGCGAGCGCCGCTCCCGCGGAACTCGACACTGAATCAATCGACGACATCGCGCCGCGTCCCCCCAAAAGGCAGCCCGGCGTGCTGTCACATCTCATCGGCGTGGTAGGCGGAGGTTTGATCGGCCTGTCGCTGGGTTATATCGGCCTGCTGCGATTTGGTGGACCGCGCTACGACTTTCTCGAAATCGCGAACAAACTCCCCCCCTGGGTAACGGCCCCCATAAACCTCCCCTTCCTGGAGGGCAAAGGGAAAGACGACGACCAGCCCGCAAACGATCGTGGCCTGAAGGCGCTCCTCGACAAGGCCGACGAGCCGCCCCCCGTAGAAATGCCGAACGCTCCGCCAGGACCAGCCGGGGAAAATGTTGCCCCGCCGTTCGATCCAGCCGGAGCGGCACCGCCGTTTGATCCGTCCCGCACTGCACCGTCCCCGTTCGATCCAGGGCGTGCTACGCCTTCATCGGATCCGGGTATTACTGCGCCGCCGATGGCACCCACCGATGCGGCGCCCCCTTTCGCGACTCCTCCGCAGGCAAATCCGGACAGTGATTTTCCGCCCGCGACAGAGCCCTCGCCCACTGCGGCTCAACCGATTCCTCCGACCGAAACGTCGGCTGCATCGCCGACGCCAGAGAATCCGTCTGGCACCCCGCCAGTGCCGCGCAACGGCCCCGCGCACTTCACAGCCTACTCGGCCGAAGATCTCTCGTTGGCCACGGCGGATATGTCCTCGGCCCTGCGATGCTCGGCCTGCGACGGAACCGGCTATATCAAAGCGTCAGCCGCCGCGCGCGATGGCAAGGGAATCAAGGCCGAGCCGATTGCCGATCGCCGCCTGCCATGCACGGTCTGCGCCGGAAAGAGCGTCACCAAGATGACTCCGGAGCTTTACACGCGCCTGTGCCATCTGGCCGAGGTCGTGACATTTGTTTCGCGGGGGGACACCAACAGTTGGACCCAGCGCGAATCCGTGCAGCAACTAATGTCTAATGTGGGTGCTGACCCCAAGTCGGCCGAATCCATCGGCCGCCTGGCCGGCTTTCAACTCGAACCGACGCGACACAACGCTCCGGGCATCGCCCTGGCCGGCACCGTGCAAGAAATGTCGCAGGTTGGCAACCTGTATGCGATGAAGGTGGTGCTCTTCGGCCTGCCGAAAGTGGTGACCGTCGTCAGTTGGCGCCCGGCCCAACCGGCCATCAATGTTCATGATCGTGTGATCATTCTGGGCAGCATCGTCGACAACCCGGCCGAGAATTTGAACGGCTACGACGGCCGACTGGATCAAGTGGTCTGGGGCGGTCTGCCAGCGAAGCTGCCGCCGCAACCGTAGCCGATGGCTTGATCGCGGCAACCGTCTCGTCATGCGACAGTGTCTCGTTTTGACACGTCGTTTTGCGGCACGCCGTCAATCACGTTACTCGCGGTGCGTTCTGCATTTCGATTCACCACGGCGTTCGTAGACTCGCAGCGGACAGACACTTACGTTGGTTCGGTGCCCCATCCCGGGCCGCTGCCAGTCGGTACGACTTCGATTCGGCACGTGGCTTGCGTCTGCACATCTTCGCAGCCGGGCGCAGTCCGGCGCGAAGCTGAACCTTCTGTGAGAAATGTCATGTCCACCGCTTATGTTTTGGCTGGTGTTTTAGCGACTGTCGCACTCTTTTTGATGCTGTAGCGGCCCGGTGCCCGGGCGCCAGGACGTGAGCCTGTTCACGAATATCTCATACCGGGGACTTGGTGAAAGCCAGCTATCCCGAGTTCCCGTTCAGCTCGCTCTCTGCCGATCGCTTATACTGCCGGCAGTTGCTTGCCCGGGGGAAACGATTCCGTTCGGCCGCGGCAACGAAAATTCCGCCGCGAGCGTGCCGAGCAGAATATGTCTCTCGAAAACCGGCCGCCTGACGATGCCGATCCCGGCTATACCGCCATCTCGCGCTATCTGCGCTACACGCTCTCGCTGCCAGAGCGGGCCTTGCGTTCCGGAACGGCTGTTGTAGCTGGCGCCGCGCGCGAAGGGGCGTCGCTGTTGGTGCCGCAAGCGTTTCAGAACTCCAAAAGCTACTCGGTAATGATCCGCCAGATGCTCGACTTCCTGGCCGAGGATGTCGGCGGTACGGTAAAGAAGGGAGAAGCCGATACGAGCGAGGCGCGCGTCGAGAATTTCGTCGCTCGCAAGGCCGTCGGCAATTTTATCGACATGGCCCACCTGGCCACGTTTCACCTTTCCCCGGCGCTGCTGTTGGCCGTGGTCAGTGACGTCGCCTATGGGTCGCAAACCTATCTGGCTGAACTGGCCGACGAGCTGAAGCGCGATGGTGTCATCGACCAGGAGAGTACGATTCATCACGTCGACGACCTGTTGAACGCCGTCGCCAATGCCTCGAAAACAACGGCCGATGCCTTCAATACCCCCCCGTTATCGATCGCAGGCTTACGCGAAACCATCGAGCAAACGCGCGAGGCCCTCAAGTCGATCGATCCCAAGAGCGTCATTCCGCAGGCCGAGATAGCCCGCGTCTGGGACGAAATGCGCGACATCGCGCAGCGCGAGGGTGTCAGCCCGCTGGCCGTTTCCGGGGCGATGACCATGTTCACACTGTCGCGTATGCAGGCCGTGGCGCGTGGCGCCTTGTCCGGAGTGCGCGTCGCCGGCCGACTCTTCGATCGGCACGTGATCGATCATTACGAGTCCGCGATCAACGAAATACGCGAGCGCGGGCTGTATGCCACGGTGCGTGAAACCAGCGGACCGTATGTCGATGCCGTATGGAACAACTTCTCCACCGACAAGGAAACGATCACCGAGGAACTGCTCAGCGGCAAATTGCTGGGGCACGGGTGGACCGCTGTCCGCCGCTGGTTTGGCGGCTCGAACAGCTAAGTCTGCGAGATCCGCGCGTGGGTGCCCCGGTGGGCAAAGACGCCCCTTCCGATTAGAATTACCCCTGCATACCCTCGCCCATAGATGCCCCCAAGGAGGGGACGAATACGCGCCGGACAGGTCATTATTGACCAAGCAAGCGCGAATCACCGGCAACAACGGACTGTTTTCTTCTCCTGCTAACCGCGTGGCGAGATCCTGATGAGCAAACTGCATTTCGACGTCGTGGTAATCGGCAGCGGGCCTGGCGGCGAAGGGGCCGCGATGCAGGCCGTGAAACATGGCAAGCATGTCGCGGTCGTCGAACAATTCAATCGCGTCGGCGGCGGCTGCACCCACTGGGGAACCATCCCCAGTAAGGCGCTTCGCTATGCCATTTTCCAGATGACAGAGGCCAATCGGAATCCGCTCTTTCGCGATTGCGGCGTCTCGTCGTTGCACTTTTCCGTCGCCGAACTGCACCGCTCGGCACGCCGCGTCATCGAGCAACAAGTCGAGATGCGCGCCAGCTTCTACGAGCGCAATCACGTACCCGTTCTTGTCGGGCGTGGCCGCTTTATCGATTCGCACACCGTCGAGGTCTCTGACGGCGCGGGGGGCAAGCAGCGCCTCACGGCCAACGCCTTTGTCATCGCAACCGGCTCGCGCCCTTACCGTCCGTCCGATATCGATTTTGGCAATCCGCGCGTATTCGATAGCGACACGATTCTCGATCTCGACTTCACACCGCAGTCGATGACGATCTACGGCGCCGGCGTTATCGGTTGTGAATACACGTCGATGTTTCGCAACCTGGGCATCAAGATCAATCTGATCAACACGCGC
It includes:
- a CDS encoding DUF1592 domain-containing protein, translating into MRLSFVSQYIVCSLASVVLCWMLLCAPRVTWGADTFLAEKLQPFLAKYCIDCHGGAEPEADLALDLLKDESVISEDRNRWAHVVEYLEAGIMPPDDQVQPTPEEVAAVNAWISTRLANLKGTTTRDPGRVTIRRLNRIEYNNTVRDLLGVDFQPADDFPSDDVGYGFDNIGDVLSMPPILLEKYLAAADKIAARAIVDPWPPAAEVRKFTAAQLISGQRGSKGVATGRLETEGEVFVAREFLAEGDYVLRVTAHGEQAGDEPPRMAVRLNNKDLATFDVPAVAGSPAVFEMRVRIPTGKQRVALAYLNNFVDPENPDPARRDRNLIIDSLEIDGPHGEVLPPASHRQVIFREPAGDDEACAEEILTRFATRAYRRPVAAEEVDRLMELVRLARDSGDSFERAIRLAVQAALVSPHFLFRVELDADSGGDVPVQKIDNHQLASRLSYFLWSSMPDEELFRLAEQGALGQDEVLAAQVRRMIADPRSQAMVENFAGQWLQIRNLSIASPDRKRFKGFDEFLRTAMRKETELFFASIMREDRSIVELIDADYTFVNERLAEHYGIKGVSGDEFQRVKLTDRRRGGVLTQASVLMVTSNPTRTSPVKRGKWIMEQILGTPPPPPPPGVQELEQVKLEGTLRQKMEQHRANSSCAVCHARMDPLGFAFENFDAIGAWRDRDDEHEIDPSGILPGGQKFAGAAELRVLLAARPELFARSLVRKMLTYALGRGLEAYDTQTVAEIAERLKSQDYKFSALVLEIVRSEPFQMRRARGAE
- a CDS encoding response regulator — its product is MAKVLVVDDELGYRVSLEFFLAQAGHEVAVVATTAAAIARAQDFQPEILVVDWLLGDKQTGADLIRELRVQLPDIRVIVMSGLGPQMVRHQTEDLRIFRMVEKPFEPGAILDAVREAGAGLDSAHGSVGS